Proteins from one Patescibacteria group bacterium genomic window:
- a CDS encoding glycosyltransferase family 2 protein codes for MTTDIHKTYIEIEKQHPLLFRFLEIVPGFITWATLLSPIWLGILAPRIMLFFLTFLSIYWIYRATIHAWGTLKGIKLYYAEIKINWLKKCKELKFSELPDTNELPKNFSALKHFILIPTVSERFEVLEPTFKALWESNYPKENFFIVVPIEEKGEKIVKTSLRKIKERYPFKNLLVYTHPANIPGEVTGVGSPNRTWGAKHAIPDLKKGGVEIKDFIFTTMDSDTVVHKEFFARLSYEYLVSDKRLNKFFSTAVFLFNNNLWKVPMQMRIEANSVTLGTLSSWVIEKATRETFSCYSSALQTLIDAHFWDVTTIDDSVFFWRAFFARDGDFEGRCYFIPVSNDAVQGESLVKSHISLYKQLVRWGWGSIVFPISMYGFIKGKNIPKTSKLLWTFSKIERHFIWRTIAFLITFGFALLTLVSKTIRHSSAVYRLPQIISLILSSALILIIPVTHFRLKLAPKIPEEWPWWKKVMAYLEGPLIMINLLTYSFIPFLEAETKMMFGKKFKKTYYTPKIR; via the coding sequence ATGACTACCGACATTCATAAAACCTACATAGAAATAGAAAAACAACACCCTCTTCTTTTTAGGTTTCTTGAAATTGTGCCGGGTTTTATAACATGGGCAACGCTTTTGTCCCCAATATGGCTTGGGATTCTCGCTCCCCGAATTATGTTGTTTTTTTTAACCTTTTTGTCCATTTACTGGATATACCGCGCAACTATCCACGCTTGGGGAACTTTAAAAGGCATTAAACTATATTATGCCGAAATTAAAATAAATTGGCTTAAAAAATGCAAGGAACTTAAATTCTCGGAACTGCCCGATACAAACGAACTTCCAAAAAATTTTTCCGCTTTAAAACATTTTATTCTTATCCCCACCGTAAGTGAGCGGTTTGAAGTGTTGGAACCCACATTTAAAGCTCTGTGGGAAAGTAATTACCCAAAAGAAAACTTTTTTATTGTCGTTCCCATAGAAGAAAAGGGAGAAAAAATAGTTAAAACATCTCTACGAAAAATAAAGGAAAGATATCCTTTTAAAAACCTCTTAGTTTACACGCATCCTGCCAATATCCCGGGAGAGGTAACCGGCGTTGGGTCGCCAAACAGAACATGGGGCGCTAAACACGCCATACCCGATTTAAAAAAGGGGGGGGTTGAAATAAAAGATTTTATTTTCACTACTATGGATTCGGATACCGTAGTGCATAAAGAATTTTTTGCAAGACTTTCGTACGAGTATTTAGTGAGCGACAAAAGATTAAATAAATTTTTTAGCACCGCTGTTTTTCTTTTTAACAATAACCTTTGGAAAGTACCTATGCAAATGAGAATAGAAGCAAACAGTGTAACTTTAGGAACTTTGTCCAGTTGGGTTATAGAAAAAGCCACCCGCGAAACTTTTTCTTGCTACAGCTCCGCTTTGCAAACTCTGATAGATGCCCACTTTTGGGATGTAACCACCATTGACGACAGTGTGTTCTTTTGGAGAGCTTTTTTTGCCCGAGACGGGGATTTTGAAGGCAGGTGCTACTTTATCCCCGTCTCAAACGACGCCGTTCAAGGCGAGTCTCTTGTTAAATCCCACATTAGTTTATACAAACAGCTCGTGCGCTGGGGTTGGGGGAGCATAGTTTTTCCCATTTCAATGTATGGGTTCATAAAAGGAAAAAACATCCCCAAAACTTCAAAACTTTTATGGACATTCTCAAAAATTGAACGGCATTTTATATGGAGAACCATTGCTTTTTTAATTACCTTTGGGTTTGCCCTATTAACACTCGTAAGTAAAACTATCCGCCATTCGTCCGCAGTTTATCGTCTGCCTCAAATAATAAGTCTAATTTTAAGCTCCGCTCTAATTTTAATAATTCCAGTTACCCATTTTAGATTAAAACTCGCGCCCAAAATACCAGAAGAATGGCCATGGTGGAAAAAAGTAATGGCGTATTTAGAAGGGCCATTAATAATGATAAACTTATTAACATATTCGTTTATTCCTTTTTTGGAGGCGGAAACTAAAATGATGTTTGGGAAAAAATTTAAAAAAACTTATTACACACCAAAAATAAGATGA
- a CDS encoding undecaprenyl/decaprenyl-phosphate alpha-N-acetylglucosaminyl 1-phosphate transferase, whose translation MNLLLKNLKTDQKFLISQTISFGLVLCSLFMIKILGRDLPNQVPLFFTRTWGEGQLAPKVFLYLIPIAQTLFSLVHLLIINASINKRKNEYATIFNYLNIFVGFLITAFLLKIVANLSFFPYNKVDARFINILFPFLISFLISVFSGKYIIKLARKLNIVTNPNTDSHPAMLIKTPIPRAGVLIFYAGFIITSLIFLPLNSKRTIGILIGTSLMTLLGVLDDKYKDINRYIRLGAMAMIAAIPSLFGVIIFYLNNPFNGPIKLDSVVFKFSAFSTEHKIYILAVIFSIMWMLWIMNTLSWSNGIDGQFSGIAGIAALTIAILSLRFAKIDQENINTATLSVITAGAVFGTTLFTWYPQKILWGFGATAVGLVLASTALLSVSKVAIASLVLLIPLMDGAVAIVRRVSKGKSPFYGDREHLHHKLLNMGWSKPQVALFYWVITAALGICAIVSSGKNTILTVTTFGGIVGFVIILFNLFSVKKGKE comes from the coding sequence ATGAACCTTTTACTAAAAAACCTAAAAACCGACCAAAAATTCTTAATCTCTCAAACCATATCTTTTGGACTTGTGTTGTGTTCGCTTTTTATGATAAAAATTTTAGGCAGAGATTTGCCCAACCAAGTACCTCTTTTTTTCACCAGAACCTGGGGAGAGGGGCAACTTGCGCCAAAGGTTTTTCTTTATCTAATACCGATAGCCCAAACGCTTTTTAGCCTCGTTCATTTGCTAATAATAAATGCTTCCATAAACAAACGGAAAAACGAGTACGCCACCATTTTTAATTATCTAAATATTTTCGTTGGTTTTCTTATAACCGCCTTTTTGCTAAAAATTGTTGCCAACCTCTCCTTTTTTCCTTATAACAAAGTGGACGCGAGATTTATAAACATACTATTTCCGTTCTTAATAAGCTTTTTAATAAGCGTTTTTAGCGGAAAGTACATTATTAAACTTGCCCGCAAATTAAATATAGTAACAAACCCAAACACCGATAGCCATCCCGCTATGCTTATTAAAACACCCATTCCTCGCGCGGGAGTCTTAATTTTTTACGCCGGCTTTATAATTACCTCTCTTATTTTTCTGCCATTAAACAGCAAAAGAACTATCGGCATTCTTATTGGAACAAGCCTGATGACCCTTTTGGGGGTATTGGATGACAAATACAAAGATATAAACAGATATATAAGGTTGGGCGCTATGGCAATGATTGCCGCCATACCAAGTTTATTTGGCGTTATTATTTTTTATTTAAACAATCCTTTTAACGGCCCAATAAAATTGGACTCGGTGGTGTTTAAGTTCTCGGCATTTAGTACTGAACATAAAATTTATATTCTTGCTGTAATATTTTCCATAATGTGGATGCTTTGGATAATGAACACTTTGTCATGGTCAAACGGCATAGACGGGCAGTTTTCGGGAATTGCGGGAATTGCCGCTTTGACCATAGCCATTCTTTCCTTGCGATTTGCAAAAATAGACCAAGAAAACATCAATACCGCAACTTTAAGCGTTATAACCGCAGGCGCAGTTTTTGGAACAACCCTTTTTACTTGGTACCCTCAAAAAATATTATGGGGGTTTGGGGCAACCGCCGTAGGACTTGTTCTGGCGTCAACCGCCCTTCTTTCGGTATCAAAAGTAGCTATAGCCTCTTTGGTATTACTTATTCCTTTAATGGATGGCGCAGTGGCAATAGTTAGAAGAGTCTCAAAAGGCAAATCGCCTTTCTACGGAGACCGGGAACATTTGCATCATAAACTTTTGAACATGGGGTGGTCCAAACCTCAAGTCGCCCTATTTTACTGGGTAATAACCGCCGCTTTAGGAATATGCGCTATAGTGTCTTCCGGAAAAAACACCATCCTTACCGTAACCACCTTTGGCGGTATCGTAGGGTTTGTTATTATTTTGTTTAATTTGTTTAGCGTGAAGAAGGGGAAAGAGTAA